The following nucleotide sequence is from Halorussus caseinilyticus.
GAGACCGTAGTACTCACCATCTGTGTCAACGAGTATTACCGGATATCCACCGTCTAAGAGCTTCTCCGCGACGACTGACGCGGTATTCGACTTCCCGCTTCCGGACTTTCCGGTGATGAACGCCCGGCCGGTAAGCACCTCTACGACGGGCAGTCTCACGGGGTCGCCGGGGTCGCCAGCGGTGCCCCCTTTCCCGGCGCTCACCTCGGCCACGTCGATGGTCTCTCGGGACATTCCTTGCGGGCTACCTCTCGCCGGTTCCTCATAAACGGTCGGGGCGACGCTCCCGAACTGCTTTCCCCGACTCCGGCGTACCCCGCGACGTGTCCCGCGCCCGCGACATCGCCGCCTTCCTGCTGATGGCGCTCCTGTTCGGCGGAGCGTTCCCCGCCATCGAGGTCGGCCTGCGCTCGCTCCCGCCGCTTCTGCTCGCCGGGGTTCGGTACGGCGTCTCCGGCGCGCTACTGCTCGGTTACGCCCTCGTTCGGACCGACGACTGGCGGCCCCGCGTCCGGGCCGACTTCGCGGCGGTGCTGGCGGGCGGCGTCTTCTTCATCGGCGGGAGCGGCCTGACCTTCGTCGGCCAGCAGTACACCACTGCGGGGACCGCGGCGGTCGTCTTCAGCGCGATTCCTATTCTGACAGTCGTGGTCGGCCACGTCCTGCTCCCCGGCGAACGCGTCTCCCGGCGCGGCGCGGTGGGTCTCGTGGTCGGGGTCGTCGGAGTCGCAATCGTGGTCCGACCCGAATCGGGCGGGTCGAAGCTCGGCGCGGGTCTGGTCGGCGAGGTGCTGGTCTTCCTCGCGGCACTCAGCGTCACCCTCGGGACGGTGCTGGTCCGCCGGAGCGACCCGCCGATGCCGGTGGTGGCGCTGACCGGGTGGTCGATGGTACTCGGCGCGGTGATACAGGTCGCGCTGGGCGTGGCCGTCGGCGAATCGTTCGCGTCGGCTCGCTTCGACCCGGCGGCGGTCCTCGCGCTGGCGTACCTCGCGGTGCTGGCCAGCGGCGTCGGGTTCGTGGTCTACTTCGACCTGCTCTCGCGGGTCGGACCGCTGGAGGTGAATCTGGTGTCGTATCTCGTGCCGGTGGTCTCGGTCGTCGTCGGGTGGGTGTTGCTCGGCGAACCCGTCTCCCCCTCGACGCTCGCGGGGTTCGGCGTCATCGTCGCGGGGTTCGCCCTCCTGAAAGACCGGGAACTGGCCGCGGAGTTGGCGAAGTATCGCGGCGCGGCGCGGTGACGGGAGACGACTCCCCGCGCTATCCGAAGTCGCCGAGCGGCACCTGTCCGTCCGCGCCACCCGTCGAGTCGGGGTCCTCCGCGACGGTATCGGAGTCGTCGCCGCCCGAGTCGGAACCCCCGGACTCGGCGAAGGCGTCGAGGGTGACATCGGTCGCCGAATCGGTCTCGCCGTCCCCGTCGGCCGCCTCCGACCCGTCGGAGGCGGCCGCGTCCCACTCGGCCTCCAGCGACAACTGGCCGTCGCGGGCGGCGTCCGGCCCCGCCGCCGCGTCTCCGTCCCCCTCCCCGGACTCGCCGCGGTCGGTCTCCCACTGTTCGCCGAGCGAACGCTGGCCGTCGTCGGTTTCGGACGCCGTGGGTTCCGTTTCGACCTCGCCGGACCCCCACCTGTCGCCGAGACTCGCCTGCTCGCCGTCGGCGAACGAGAGGTTCGAGACCCTGACGCCCACCTTCCGGACCGCCTCGCCGTCGAACTCGCCGAACAACTCCAGTGCGACTTCCTCGACCAGTCTGGGGTCCTCGACGGGTCCCGGAAGCGACTTCGCGCGGGTGTTCACGTCGTAGGGCGGCGTCACGGCCTTGATGCCGATGGTCCGATACATCGCTCCCTTCCGGCGGGCGCGGTCGGCCACCGCCTCCGCGAGGGTCCGAATCCGGTCGCGCTTTTCCTCGTCGTCGTCGGTCGCTTCGGTGAACGCCGACTCCCGCGAGAGACTCTTCGGGCGGCCTCTCGGCGTGACCTCCCGGTCGTCCTCGCCGCGGGCGCGGCGGTGCATCTCCGCGCCGCGTTCGCCGAACCGGGCTTCGAGTTCTCCCCGGTCTGCCGCCGCGAGGTCCGCCGCGGTGTCGATGCCCATCCCGCGCAACTCGCGGGCCGTGACCGGGCCGACGCCGTGAATCTCGCCCGCGTCGAGCGGTGCCAAGAAGTCCCGGACCTCGCCGGGTTCCACCACGACCAAGCCGTCGGGCTTGTCGAAGTCGCTGGCGATTTTCGCCGTCGCCATGTTCGGCGCGACTCCCACGCTGGCGGTGACGCCCACCTCGCGGTCGATGCGGTGTTTGACGTGGCGGGCGAACCCCTCGGCGACCTCCCACCCGGTCCGGTCGGTCACGTCGAGGTACGCCTCGTCGATGCTGACCTCCCGGACCACCTCGGCCGACTCGTGGAGAATCTCCTTGACCTCCGCGCTCACCGCCTCGTAGTAGTCCATGTCCACCGGCCGGTAGTGGCCCGTGTCGTCGGGGTCGGCGTCCGAATCGGGGTCGTCGGCGTCCGCCTTCCGGGGCAGACGCTCCAGCGCGGTACTGATGGCTTGGGCGCTCTCGACGCCGTACTCGCGGGCCTCGTAGCTCGCGGTGGCGACCGCGCCGTGGGTCTCGCCGCCCTCGTAGCCCATCCCGACGACGACGGGTTCGCCCTCCAACTCGGGGTCCCGGCGGCGCTCGCAGGCCGCGTAGAAGCAGTCCATGTCCACGTGGAGGACGATTGGGTCGTCGCCCTCTTCGTCGGGCGTCCCCGGCAGGCGCGACCCACCTCCAGTCATGTCCGGGGATGTTCGCCGCGGTGGGTTAAAACTTCAGTTCGAGACCGGCCGGTCGCCGTGCGACCGGCCGGAGTCGCCCCGGTGTCACTCGGCGTCGGTCCGAACTCAGGCGATTTTCCCGTCCCGGAGCAGGTCGGCGACGACGTGGACGTAGAGGACCCCCGCCGTGAACAGCGCGTAGACGGGCGCGACGAGCGCCAGCGCCGCGACCAACGCCCCGCCGAGGACCATGTGACTGAGCAGGCGGTGGACCTCCAGCGACCGGGTGTCCACGCCCTCGAAGACCCGTTCCTGTTCGGTGAACGCGAACACGGGGTCGGTCACGCACCGCCGGAGGTGTGACCAGTCGCCAGCGTGGACCCGCGCGAGGACGAAGTGGTCGAGGTCGATGAAGACCGAGAGCAGGAGACCGTAGCCGACCAGCACCGCGGCTTCGAGCGGAATCGAAACCGGGAGCGCGACGACGAGAAGTAGGGAGGCTATCGCGCCGAGAGTCGCGTGTTCGGGGGACTTCATCGGCCGGGGGTTCGGAGGCTGGGCAATTAGTTCGTGGGGTACCGCGTCGGCGACGTGCGGAGACGCGACGGGCCGAACGCCGGGGCGCGCTCGACTGACCGACCGCCGGGAGACGCTCGAACCTGCAAACCGCGGAGTGTCTGCTCGGGAGGGGGCTTTCGAGGCGTTCGTCGCTGTAGCAGGTCGGAGCGCGGGCGAGGACGTTCCGGACGCTCGTCGCCGCGTGGAGAATAGTATGGAAATATTTAACAATTGTAATTGCTTCTCTAAGCAAGAAATACAAATTTGAAAGAAATCTATTTATTTCTTTTATCCGTGACCGGAATCTCCACGGTGTCGCTCTCGGTGTCGTCCGTCGCGTCGGAGAGAGCGTCTCTCGGGTCGGGCATCGCGCCCTTCGCGCCCTCCACTGCGCCACTGACGCCGGTCAGCAGTCCGGTCGGCGCGAGGTCCGGCGTGTCGCGGTCCACGGCCCGGAACCGGCGGTAGAACTCCGCGAACGTCGTCGCCTCCTCCTCGCTCCCGTCGAACGCCTCGTCCAGCGCCGCGACGTTCTCGCCGAGGTAGTCGGTCAAGGGGTGGTCGTCGCCGTAGCGTTCGGCCGATTTGTCGCGCAGGAACTCGCCGACCGTCACCCCGCCTCTGTCGGCGTACTCCACGATGGTCCCCTGATTCTCGTAGACGAGTTGGCCCGCGAACAGCGCCGCGCCGAGGTGGTTGGTCGAGACGCCGAGTTTGGTGGCGACGGGTTTCAGGACGGCCAGCGGAACGTCGCTGTGTTTGACGAGCCACGACGCGGTGTGATGGACGGTCATTGGGTATGTTGGGTAGTGGACGAGGACGGGTGACTGTTGTGGCGTGGGGTTGGAGTTTCTTGTCGGGGGGACGACGTGCGCTCTACGCATAGGATAATCATGTCCGATAAAGTCTGATTCCAGTATTACAGCATCAAACTGCGGAAATTACACATCTCGCCGACCACCGGTGTGCAAACCGAACCGCCCGCGACCGCCGCCACCTCGACTCGTCGTCACTCACCACCGTCTGGGACTTCACTTATTATCACTGCTTCCGTTATCCGAAAAACTAACCGCTCGCCGTGTTACTCGCGGTAAAATTCAGTGGGGTCGGAGGGATTGTGAACTACGGCAAGAGGTTCCTGCTCACTTCGTTGCGCGGGCATGCCTCTTGTCTAGTTCAAATCCCCCTCCGAACAGACGTTGCCGCTCACGGAGTGGCGAGCGCACGAGGCGCTCGCCGTGTTACTCGCGGTAAAATTCAGTGGGGTCGGAGGGATTTGAACCCCCGATCGACTGATATCTCCGGTGTGTGCGCCTCGGAACTCCAGAGGGTCGTCGTCGCGGACCGATGATCAGTCGGCCGCTCGGTATATCAGCTGGAGTTTCGTCCCGGGCGCGTAGCCTCTGGAGTCAGTCGCCATCCCTGACTTGGCCACGACCCCGCACGAATTCGTTGGTCCATACGCACTAAAGGAGTTTCGATTTTCTTACTCGCGGTCGGTCTCGGACCAATCGCAGTCTTGGCACTTCCACCCGGTGACGAACTCGGTCACGCTCGGCATGTAGCCCACTTCGAGAACGTCGCCGCCGCAGTCGGGGCACTCGCGGTCGGTCTCCTCGATGGCTTCTGCGTCCATCACGTCTTCGCCCTCGACGAGTTCGGCGAGGCTCTCGGGCGTCACCATGCGACCCTGCACGACGCGGTTGTCGGCCATGTCGGAACGAAGCAGGTCCGTCCGGGTAAGCTTTCCCGTCGCTGTCGGCACTGTCGGGACGAGAGGAGTCAGAAGCAGTCAGTTTCGGTTCGCGCGCGGCCTCACAGCCACGGTTCGCGCTCGTCGCCGTCTTCCTCGCCGGGGTAGCCGTAGCCCGCGTCGTCGGACTCGGACCCGCCCGAGCCATCGGTAGCGACCGCCTGCGAACCGGCGGGGTTCGAGGGGTCGGCGGGGTTCGAGATTTCGGCCGCCATCGCTTCCGCGGCGGCGGTCGTCTCGTCGTCCTCGTCGGTCTCGTCGGGTTCGGCTTCCTCGGCCGAGTTGGGGTCGAACGCGAGCAGACTGGTGACGGCGAGGACCGCCAGCGGCGCGCGTCCGGGCGCGAACCCGAGCAGACTCAGCGGCAGGACGCCCAGCGCGACGGCGCTCCCGAACCGGAAGCGGTCTATGTCCACGACACCGCGAAGCCACGGCGAGGTCAGCGCGACGGCCAGCGCGAACGCGACGCCGGACCCGGCCGCCGCAGTCGCCTTCAGGATGAGCGCGTGATCGACCGTCGCCACGGTGAATCCCGAGGGCTGGAAGCTGGCTATCATGCCCAAGCCGACGATGACCGCCGGGCGGGGCAGATACTCGCCGACCCGCGAACTCGCGGTCTTGGCGGCGATGGCCAGCATGACGAGCGCGGCGAATCGCTCGAACGTCTCGGTGTGAAGCACGCTCTCGATGGTCGGCGCGAACGCCGCTTCGACGGCGGCGACGGCGACGATGCCGACGCCGACTACCAGCACCGACGCCGCCTGTTCGCGGGGCGTGCCGTCCATCTCGGCGAGGATGACCGCGACGGTCGCGCTCCCGCCGAAGACCAGCAGGCCGACTTGAAGGACGCCCGCGAGCGTCTCGACGCCGCCCGCGAGGACGAGCGCCGGGAAGATACCGTCTACCAGCGGCAGACCCATGACGGTCGCCAGCAACTTGGTCGCGCCACCTACCTGTTGCTCTAGGCGAAGAGCGACCGGATGTTGTGAACTACTCATGGAACACTAACTGGCGTGGCCGTGTCCATCGGCCGAACGGTGGTGATAGTCGCGGTACCTGCGATGGTCGCCGTTTCCGAGAGTCCATCGCCGTCCCACGAATGTATTCTCTACCAGTGTAAGGAATGCCAGCGCAAAAATCGGTTTGCAGGAGCTACCGGAGGTAGCCATCGTCTGACCTGCAGTACGCGCGGCGGTGGGACTGGTAGAGTCCATACACGTTACAAATCGGGTTTCGAGTATAAACGTTGCGTGAGAGACAACCTCAGACAACAATTATAAATAGGAACACTACTTGCTGTAGGATTAATATCGTAGATTTACACCCGCCATAATCTACGATTCGTTCGGTGGTCTCGGCTTCCGAATCGTGAGTCACCGTTGCACGACCATGCACATGTTGGAGGTATGGGGTATCGAAACGTGCAACATCTCGCAACATTTTTCACGGGGCGAGACCTTCGCCTTACATGGAAAAAGACTCTCAGCGGAGAGGCCAGTTCACCGACAAGCTCCGCGTGCCCGAGGCACTGACCTTCGACGACGTACTTTTGCGACCGAAGGAGAGTCGCGTCGAACCCGACGAGGCCGACGTTTCGACCCGCGTCTCGACCAACGTCGAGGTCAACGTCCCGATTCTCTCGGCCGCGATGGACACCGTGACCGAGAGCGAGATGGCTATCGCCATGGCCCGACAGGGCGGACTCGGCGTCCTCCACCGTAATCTGGACGTTGACGAGGCCGCCGCCGAGGTCGAACGCGTCAAGCGCGCGGACGAACTCGTCATCCGCGACGTGGTGACGGCCGACCCCGACCAGACCGTCCGCGAGGTGGACACGATGATGGAGCGAAAGGGCGTCTCGGGCGCGCCCGTCACCGACGAGGAGGGCGACGTGTTGGGCATCATCTCGGGCACCGACATCCGACCCTACCTCGAAGTCGGCGAGAGCGACGAGGTGCGCGAGGCGATGACCGACGAAGTTGTCACCGCGGGCGAGGACGTGACCGCCCGCGAAGCCCTCGAACTCATGTACGAACACAAAATCGAGCGCGTCCCCATCGTTGACGACGACGGCCACCTGACCGGACTCGTCACGATGCAGGGCATCCTCCAGCGCAGGGAGTACGGCAACGCCGCCCGCGACGAGGGCGGCCACCTGCGCGTCGGCGTGGCCGTCGGTCCCTTCGAGACCGACCGCGCAGTCACCGTGGACGAGGCGGGTGCGGACGTACTCTTTATCGACTGTGCGCACGCGCACAACCTCAACGTCATCGACGGCGCGCGCGAGATTCAGGAGTCCGTCGAGGCCGACGTGGTGGTCGGCAACGTCGGAACCCGAGAGGCCGCCGAGGACGTGGTGGACTTCGCCGACGGCATCAAGGTCGGCATCGGACCGGGGTCCATCTGCACGACGCGAGTCGTCTCCGGCGCGGGCATGCCCCAGATTACGGCCATCGCGGAAGTCGCCGACGTTGCCGCCGACGAGGACGTGCCGGTCATCGCCGACGGCGGCATCCGATACTCGGGCGACGCCATCAAAGCAATCGCCGCGGGCGCTGACGCGGTGATGCTCGGGTCGTACTTCGCGGGCACCGACGAAGCGCCGGGCCGGGTCATCACCGTGGACGGCAAAAAGTACAAGCAGTACCGCGGCATGGGGTCGGTCGGCGCGATGCAGTCGGGCGACGGCGACCGCTACCTCAAGGACGAACCCGACGAGGACGAGGAGTACGTCCCCGAGGGCGTCGAGGCGGCCGAACCCTACAAGGGGAGCCTCGAAAGCGAACTTCACCAACTCGTCGGCGGGATGCAGTCGGGCATGGGCTACGTCGGCGCGGAAACGATTCCGGCGTTCAAGCAACGTAGCGAGTTCGTCCGGGTCTCCTCGGCGGGCCAGACCGAGGGCCACCCCCACGACGTGATGATTACCGACGAAGCGCCGAACTACAGTCCCAGCGAATAAACACCCGGAACCGAGTCAGGAGTGAGGGTTAGACGACCCTGACAAATCTGCTTCGCTCGGTGCCACAATCAACATTCCTGGTGGAATGAAAGGGCGAGCGCGGTTCGCGTTTACGTGGTCGTCTCAGCGACCCCTATCCGAGACGAACCGAGCGAAGCGAAGGTGAGTCGAGGATATGTTGCTGTGCGACCGCGAACCGCGCGAGGGCTTTCGAGGACGTTGCTGTCCCATCAATTTCTGCGGTCTCTCCGAATACGAACCGAACCCTGACAAAAAACGAAACGACGAGCCAGCCGCCGACTTCAACTGCTGGTCTGGCACTTCGGACTACAGTAGGCGTTCTCCGCGGCGTTCGCGCTCTCGTGCGCTTTGAAGTCGGTACCGCAGTTCTCGCAGGTGTAAGTCTCGAAGTCCGACATCGCGGGCGGGGATGTCGGTCGGCGGAGTCAAAAATCCCACGCTCCGGAACGCTCGGGACTTTCCGACGTTCAGTCCGCGAACGGGAGTTCCGGGTCGTCGCCGAACCCCTTCACCTGAATCCCGTCGAGTTCCACGTCCTCGACCGACTCCGACGCGCCGACGAAGTAGCCCAGTTCCACCTCCGGGGACGCCACCACGTCGGGGTCGCTGGCGACGAACTCGCTGTCGGCGTCGCGGTCGATTCGAAGGTCTTCGCCGACTTTCGCGTAACACCCGTAGGTCAGCAGTTGCTGTGCCTTTTCGCGCAAGCGACCCCTCCCGACGCTGTGTTTCACTTCGGCGAGAAACAGTTTCTCCAGCGTGGCTTGCTCGGCCGTCGTGTCGAGGCGGAGTAACGCAATGTCGGGATACTTCCGGTCGGCGTCGTAGTCGAAGGCCTCCGCGCGAATCTGTTGGGTGTAGCGCAGGAGGTACCCGCTCCGGAGCGTCGGCCGGGGGTCGTCGTCGCTCGGATACGCCTCGCCGTCGGGGTACTCCGGGAGGGTGATTTCGACGTACTCGCGCTCCTCGTCGTCGTCGGTCCACTGGTGGGTGCCCTTCCAGTCGTTGAACAGGAGATACTCCTTCCCGCCGCCCTCCCACGCGGCGACGAACTCCTCGCGGCCCTTCGCGTCTATCTGGCGCAGGCGCGAGTTCTCGAACTCGTCCACGATTCGGAAAATCCAGTACAACTCGAAGAGGTCCGGGTTCGTCACGTCGTCGTCGTCCGGTTCGAACACCTCCATCGAGAGCAGTCGCTTGGCGTCTTCCTCCCGGAGGTCGCCCCCCGTGATGCGCCGGTAGTCCTCGAGCAGGGCGGCGGCCTCCCGGTAGAGGGGGTTGCGGTCGCCGAGGACGGCGGCGAGTTCGCGGTCCGAGACCGACACCGACTCGGCGTCGAAGTTGTCGAGGTGGGCGTTCTCCAGCGCCGACCGGACGATTCTCCGGGCGCGAGCGCCGGGTGCCCACTCCGAGAACCATCCCGGCCGGTCCGACTCGTCGTCGCCCGTGAAGTTCCGGTCGAATCGCTCGTAGACCCGCTTGATGGTCGCCAACAGTTCCACGAGTACCTTGTTTCTCGACGTGACGACGCTCCGGTTCGGGACCCGACAGACGAAACTCTGACCCCGAACGTCGCCGGTCGCGCGCCGACGCTTGACCGTCCGGTTCCAATCGACGTGGCCCCGGACCTCCCCCTCGAAGGTGTCGAGGCGCTGGCGAACCGTCGGTTCGAGCGACCGGAGGCGGTGGGGCAGAAGGGCAACGAAGTCCAGCACGCCGACCGGTTCGCCCTCCCCGTCGGTGATTCCGGCGGTCTCTCGGGCGTCGAGGTCCAACTCGGCGCGGTCGGTGAGACCCTCCGACCCGAGGTTACCGGTCCGCAGGAAGCGATATTCGAGCAACTCGGTCAGGCCCTCGATGCGGACCATCGGGTCGAGACCGTCGAGGAACCGCCGGATACTCGCCACTCGGCCGACGTAACTGACGAGGTACCGCGCGGTCTCCTCGACGAGGCGGTCCCTGTCGGGTTTCTCACTCATCGCTCAGGTCGGCGTCGAGGAAGTCCTCGGCGAACCGCTCGGCGCTGGCGCGGTCGAACCCCTCCACGGTCTCCATCTCGCCGAGCAGGTCGTCTATCTCGTCGCCGCGAACGCCGTCGAGTTGCGGGAGGACGTGGGCCGCGACTGCGGGGCCGTACTCCACGACGCCGCGGGCCTCCATCGTCTGGACGGCGTGGTTCAGCACGTCCTCCACCAGCGCCGGACCGACCGGACGGACCGCTTGGACCGCCGACCAGATGTCCGCGAGGTCATCGCGGAGTCGCGTTTCGAGGTCGTCTCCGTCCGCGCCGATGGCGTCCTCGTCGGGGAGTTCGGTGTCCCAGTGGTCGAAGTACTCGCCGACGAGTTCGGGCGAAATCTCGTCGGCCTCGGTCGGGACCGGCACGGAGACGAAGGCGAACCGGCGCATGAACGCGTAACTCAGGCGATAGAGCGACGACTTGTCGTCGGTGTTCATCGTGGCCAGCAGTCGCCAGTCGTCGGGGACGTAGTAGTCGTGGTCGGTCACGGGCGGGTCGTCGTCGGGGTCGCCGTGGAGCGTGACCGACCCGCCTTCGGTGTCGAACGGGAGGGTGACGTTGTTCCCCGTCAGCGCCGAGAACAGCGACCCGAAGGCCTTGTCGATGTCGGCGCGGTTGAGTTCGTCGATTACCAGCCACTCGTTTTCGGGTTCGGGTTCGGCGTCGGCCTTCCGCAAGCCGGGGTCGAGAAAGCGCCGCAGGAAGACGCCGGGTTCGAACTCGAGTCGGCCGTCGTCGCGCTGTTGGCGGTACCCGCCGATGGTGTCGAAGGTGGTCCAGTCGTCGGTCGCGGTGGCCAACTCGTAGTCGTCGCCGACGTAGTGGTCGCAGACGACTTCGGCGAGTTCGGTCTTGCCCGACCCCGGCGGCCCCGTCAGGACGACGTGCTTGCCGCTCCGAAGTGCGTCGTGAATCTGGTGGGTGACGGGCGGTTCGTCGTCTTCGGCGGGGAAGTGTAGCCTCTCGGCGGTTGGCGGGCCTTCGACCGTCTCGAACGCGTCCCGTGGGAGGTCCCAACTTCCCCAGTCCGGTTCCGAGTCGGTTTTCGCGGCGGTGTCGTCCATACCGGAGGCGTCGGTCGCCTCAAGAGTGGCGGCGTCCGCGGTGGAAGCGTCGGCCTCGCCCGCGTCCCACCCCTGCCACGGGTCGTCGCTGGCCTCCCAGTCGCCCTCGATTGCTTCGAGGTCGGAGTCGAAGTAGTCGGGGTGATAATCGGTCCCGTCTTCGTCCCGATACAGTTTCCGGCCGCACTTGTCCTGTATAGTACTGAGATTCACGTTAAGGTCGTCGGCTACCGACTGTTGGACGAGTAACCGGCGTTCCTCGGTCGTGAGGTCTTCTCGGTCGTCTAGCAGAAATCGCAGGACGACCTCCTCTATCTGGTAGTGTTTCGACGGCGAGTCGTTCCAATCGTCGGGAAGATGCTCGTCGGCGAGCGACCGGACGTGTTCGCGGCGCGCGCGCCGGACGATGGCCTCCCGGAGCGAGTCGGGGGTCGCCGCGATTGCGACTTCCTTTTCCGGTCTCTTTTTTAAGTCCCGAATCTGCGTCTCGATTCCGTTCTCGACGGCTCCGTCGAGTGTTTTTTCCTTTATTTGCACCGTCTCGGAGTACGAGAACTCCCGCCGGAGGTCGGCGTCCCACAGCGCGAATACGTCTTTTTCCTCGTTGTATCCCGCGAGAACGACGAAGTAGTCCCCCGAGTCGTCTAACGACCCCCCATCCCC
It contains:
- a CDS encoding AAA family ATPase; amino-acid sequence: MSNGRISRDVLNRTFEDALDPHVERSSGPDEKPLELELSPPLPEKLRVYLYSLTDSTRGNEYNVQVIVSSWDGDGGSLDDSGDYFVVLAGYNEEKDVFALWDADLRREFSYSETVQIKEKTLDGAVENGIETQIRDLKKRPEKEVAIAATPDSLREAIVRRARREHVRSLADEHLPDDWNDSPSKHYQIEEVVLRFLLDDREDLTTEERRLLVQQSVADDLNVNLSTIQDKCGRKLYRDEDGTDYHPDYFDSDLEAIEGDWEASDDPWQGWDAGEADASTADAATLEATDASGMDDTAAKTDSEPDWGSWDLPRDAFETVEGPPTAERLHFPAEDDEPPVTHQIHDALRSGKHVVLTGPPGSGKTELAEVVCDHYVGDDYELATATDDWTTFDTIGGYRQQRDDGRLEFEPGVFLRRFLDPGLRKADAEPEPENEWLVIDELNRADIDKAFGSLFSALTGNNVTLPFDTEGGSVTLHGDPDDDPPVTDHDYYVPDDWRLLATMNTDDKSSLYRLSYAFMRRFAFVSVPVPTEADEISPELVGEYFDHWDTELPDEDAIGADGDDLETRLRDDLADIWSAVQAVRPVGPALVEDVLNHAVQTMEARGVVEYGPAVAAHVLPQLDGVRGDEIDDLLGEMETVEGFDRASAERFAEDFLDADLSDE
- the guaB gene encoding IMP dehydrogenase, producing MEKDSQRRGQFTDKLRVPEALTFDDVLLRPKESRVEPDEADVSTRVSTNVEVNVPILSAAMDTVTESEMAIAMARQGGLGVLHRNLDVDEAAAEVERVKRADELVIRDVVTADPDQTVREVDTMMERKGVSGAPVTDEEGDVLGIISGTDIRPYLEVGESDEVREAMTDEVVTAGEDVTAREALELMYEHKIERVPIVDDDGHLTGLVTMQGILQRREYGNAARDEGGHLRVGVAVGPFETDRAVTVDEAGADVLFIDCAHAHNLNVIDGAREIQESVEADVVVGNVGTREAAEDVVDFADGIKVGIGPGSICTTRVVSGAGMPQITAIAEVADVAADEDVPVIADGGIRYSGDAIKAIAAGADAVMLGSYFAGTDEAPGRVITVDGKKYKQYRGMGSVGAMQSGDGDRYLKDEPDEDEEYVPEGVEAAEPYKGSLESELHQLVGGMQSGMGYVGAETIPAFKQRSEFVRVSSAGQTEGHPHDVMITDEAPNYSPSE
- the dinB gene encoding DNA polymerase IV, with the protein product MTGGGSRLPGTPDEEGDDPIVLHVDMDCFYAACERRRDPELEGEPVVVGMGYEGGETHGAVATASYEAREYGVESAQAISTALERLPRKADADDPDSDADPDDTGHYRPVDMDYYEAVSAEVKEILHESAEVVREVSIDEAYLDVTDRTGWEVAEGFARHVKHRIDREVGVTASVGVAPNMATAKIASDFDKPDGLVVVEPGEVRDFLAPLDAGEIHGVGPVTARELRGMGIDTAADLAAADRGELEARFGERGAEMHRRARGEDDREVTPRGRPKSLSRESAFTEATDDDEEKRDRIRTLAEAVADRARRKGAMYRTIGIKAVTPPYDVNTRAKSLPGPVEDPRLVEEVALELFGEFDGEAVRKVGVRVSNLSFADGEQASLGDRWGSGEVETEPTASETDDGQRSLGEQWETDRGESGEGDGDAAAGPDAARDGQLSLEAEWDAAASDGSEAADGDGETDSATDVTLDAFAESGGSDSGGDDSDTVAEDPDSTGGADGQVPLGDFG
- a CDS encoding DUF5795 family protein, with amino-acid sequence MADNRVVQGRMVTPESLAELVEGEDVMDAEAIEETDRECPDCGGDVLEVGYMPSVTEFVTGWKCQDCDWSETDRE
- a CDS encoding DUF5794 domain-containing protein, with translation MSSSQHPVALRLEQQVGGATKLLATVMGLPLVDGIFPALVLAGGVETLAGVLQVGLLVFGGSATVAVILAEMDGTPREQAASVLVVGVGIVAVAAVEAAFAPTIESVLHTETFERFAALVMLAIAAKTASSRVGEYLPRPAVIVGLGMIASFQPSGFTVATVDHALILKATAAAGSGVAFALAVALTSPWLRGVVDIDRFRFGSAVALGVLPLSLLGFAPGRAPLAVLAVTSLLAFDPNSAEEAEPDETDEDDETTAAAEAMAAEISNPADPSNPAGSQAVATDGSGGSESDDAGYGYPGEEDGDEREPWL
- a CDS encoding DMT family transporter, translating into MSRARDIAAFLLMALLFGGAFPAIEVGLRSLPPLLLAGVRYGVSGALLLGYALVRTDDWRPRVRADFAAVLAGGVFFIGGSGLTFVGQQYTTAGTAAVVFSAIPILTVVVGHVLLPGERVSRRGAVGLVVGVVGVAIVVRPESGGSKLGAGLVGEVLVFLAALSVTLGTVLVRRSDPPMPVVALTGWSMVLGAVIQVALGVAVGESFASARFDPAAVLALAYLAVLASGVGFVVYFDLLSRVGPLEVNLVSYLVPVVSVVVGWVLLGEPVSPSTLAGFGVIVAGFALLKDRELAAELAKYRGAAR